In Deltaproteobacteria bacterium, the DNA window GGCGATTCCCACCACCTCCGGGACGGGAAGCGAGGTCTCCCCTGCAAGCCTCATCACCAACGTCCACAAGAAGACGAAACTGGCCCTGTTCAGCTTCTATCTCTATCCGAACCTCGCAATCATCGATCCTGAAATGACGCTGACCTGTCCCCCGGCACTCACCGCAGCCACGGGCATGGATGCCCTGGTTCACAACATCGAGGCCTTTGTGGCAAAGGGGAATGACCCCCTGGGTGAGGCGACGGCAGCCTGGGGAATCAGGTACGTCGGAGAGAGCCTTCGCCAGGCGGTCTCCGACGGCTCGAACCTGGAAGCCCGCACGAAGATGGCCTACGGCTCGTACCTGGGAGGACTGGCCCCGGACTTCAACCTCCTAGGCATAGCCCACTCCCTCTCCCATCAGATCTCGGCGATCTACGACACCCCCCACGGGGTGGGCAACGCGGTGATGATCCCCCATGCCATGCGGTTCAACATGGCGAGCCCCACTGCAAAGGCCAAGTTGCGGTGGGTTGCCCTGTTCATGGGAGAAGACGTCTCACGCCTGAGCGAAGATGATGCAGCAGAGGCCGCCGTCGACGCTGTGGTGAGGCTTTCCCGCGACATCGGGATTCCGAGAGGACTGGCGGACCTCGGTGTGGAAAGGAGCAAGTTTCGCTTGCTGGCCGAAATGGCCATGAAGGACGTGTGCACATCGACTAATCCCTGTGAGGCAGACCCCGAGAAACTGGTAGGCGTCCTGGAGGCAGCCTACTAGGCGCGCTTCTGCAGAGGGTTGAGGGGAAGGGCCATGACATTGGTTTGGCCATTGGGCAGGGTGTTGTGGATAGATCTGAGCAGGAGGGAGTTCCACTTCACGGCTCTTGATGAAGAGGAGGTGCTCCGCTGGCTGGGCGGACGGGGGTTCGTGGCGAGGATCCTCTCTGACCGGCTCAAACCCGAAACAGGCTACTATGCTCCTGAAAATCCCATAGTCTTCGCCATCGGTCCCCTGACAGGGACAAAGGCCCCTGTGGCAGGGCGGTTCGTTGCCGGAGCCAGGTCTCCCCTGACAGGCGGGTACGGCATGTCGGTGTCAGGTTCGGAATTCGGTCCTGCAATGCGATGGTGCGGCCTGCATGCAATCGTCATCTCGGGAACATCCGGAGAACCCGTTGCCGTGTCTATCCAGGACGACAGGGTCACCTTCAGGGACGCCTCTCGCCTCTGGGGCAGAGACACCTTTGAGACGCAGGATATCCTGAAGCAGGAACTCCAGGACCCCAAGGCCCAGATTTCCTGTATCGGGCCGGCAGGAGAAAACCTGGTCCGATTTTCTGCCGTGATTTCCGGCCGGCGTGCCGCAGCCCGGTGCGGTGTGGGAGCCGTAATGGGGTCAAAAA includes these proteins:
- a CDS encoding iron-containing alcohol dehydrogenase translates to MDLRAQFSHHFPGRIELGNGTVSKVGEILKDAGVRRALLVTDPGVIEAGLAGKVRGALDGAGIEYAVYSDVRSNPTEENVQGALAAYRDNKCDCLVGLGGGSSIDVAKAVRVMASHPGRLEDYYAAYGGIERITPDMPYIAAIPTTSGTGSEVSPASLITNVHKKTKLALFSFYLYPNLAIIDPEMTLTCPPALTAATGMDALVHNIEAFVAKGNDPLGEATAAWGIRYVGESLRQAVSDGSNLEARTKMAYGSYLGGLAPDFNLLGIAHSLSHQISAIYDTPHGVGNAVMIPHAMRFNMASPTAKAKLRWVALFMGEDVSRLSEDDAAEAAVDAVVRLSRDIGIPRGLADLGVERSKFRLLAEMAMKDVCTSTNPCEADPEKLVGVLEAAY